TCGATCCCGTGATGGCCTCCCTGCGGCCGTTTCTCGCCGCGCTGCCTTCGTTCGCCCGCTGCCGGGTGCTGGTCTTTAACGAGCGCGTGCAGGAGCTGACCGATCCGGCGCGGCCAACACCGTGCGCGCAAGCGGCTTCTGTTCTCGGCAAGGTTCCGGCGCCTGCGGGCGGAACGGCGCTCTTCGAGGCGCTGCGGATCAGTTTCGAGATGAACAAGAGCGCAATCTATTCGTGGGAAACCGGGATGCCGAATATCACGCTGGTCATTACCGACGGGATCGACTCCGGGATCACGGACGCCTACGGCGCAAAGACCGCCGCCCTCATCGCCAGCGGCCAGAAGCTCGCCAACGACAACAAGCTGTTCGTCTTCTGGGCGGGAAACGCGGCGCCCGCCGTGCTTGCGCCCGTGGCCGATCTGCAAGTCTCGGCAGGGGCGGATTTGAGCGGCGAACTCGACCGTTTCCTGCGCGCCTTCGGGGTTTCGCTCTCGGGCCTGCAAATCCTCAAGATCACGGGGCGCTAGGACGATGCGTCTCCGGCAACGTCAACCCCTTATTCCGGCGCTGATCCTTGCGCTGGCGCTGCTGTGGCTCGGCGCATGGATCGCGCAGTTTCCGCTCTGGCGTCTGTGGGGACTGGCGGTCATGGGGCTGGCGCTCTTCCTATTGCTCAAGACGCTGCTCGCACTCTCCCTGCAAGGGCTGGAGACCGCCAACCAGATCAACCTCCTGCATGAAAGCCGGATCGTCTCCGGCGGCTACGGCGCGGCGCGGCTCGCCACGCTCAAGGATACTTTCGCGCAGAAGATGCTTGAGGCAAGAGGCGGTCTCTTCATCGGCACACTGGAGGGCCAAAAGCTCTTCTACGATCCCTTCCACACCGGCAACGGCCATATGCTGGCCTACGCCCCGGCGCGCACAGGGAAAACAACGTCGCTCGTCGTCCCGGCGCTTTTGCACTGGACCTCCGGTAGCGTGATCGTCACCGATGTCAAGGGCGAGCTGACCGCGCTCACCGCCGGATGGCGAAAGAAGGACGGGCAGCGCGTCCTCATCCTCAATCCCTTCGGCGCGCGTGGCATTCCCGGCCTGCGCTTTAATCCGCTGCGCGTGCTCGTCGAGGATGTTCTGAAAAACAGCGGGCGCGAACTGCACGCGCTCTGCAAGCTGATCGCGCTCCAGCTTGTCCCTGAACGCGGTCACACGAACGAGGCGGGCGATGGAATCTTCTTCCGCAATGGCGGGCGGCGCCTGATCGTCACCTTCCTTCTCTACCTCGCCGCGCTGGAACCTGACAAATGCACCCTGCCGGGATTGCGCGCCTGCGTCTGGTCCAGTGAATTCGAAAAGCGCTCGATGGCCTCGGTCATGCAGCAGACGCTGATGTTCTCGGGCCTCCTGCGCGAATACGGCAATGCGCTCGCCGACGGGCTGGAGCCCGAATACGCCAAGACCTTCGGCGCGTTCCGCGACAACGCCCTGCACGCGCTTGAGCTTTACGAGGCGCATTCCGAATTCGGCCAATCGCTTCTGGAAAGTGACTTCTCGCTTTCCGATGTGCTGGATGGGAAGACGACGCTTTATCTCATTCTTCCCGAATCAAAGCTCGAAACCCACGGGCCGTGGATGGGGCTGATCGTCACGCTGCTCTTGGAGGCCATCGCCGCCTCGCCGACGCTGCATGAGCGCCGCACGAAGCTGCTTTTCCTGCTGGAGGAGATGGGCAATCTCGGACGCCTGCCCAATATCGGCAAGGCGCTCTCGCTCCTCCCCGGCAAGGGCGTGCGGTGCTGGATGATCTTCCAGAGCCGCCGCCAGCCCGTGGATATTTACGGCCCCAATCTCGCCGGGTTGATCGAGGAACAATCGAGCCTCGTGCAAGCCTGGAGTATCCGCAGCGAACTCGACCGCAAGGCGTGGAGCGCGCGCATCGGCCATGCGACACGCAAAGGCCGCAGCGTTTCCCGTGAGGCCGAAAACCTCTTCGCGCCGTGGCGTCTGTCGGTGAATGAGCGCGGCTTTCCGGTCCTCACGCCCGATGAGATCGGCCGGCTGCCCGAAGAGGAGCAACTGATCGCCGTGGCCGGCCAGCCCGTCATCCGCGCAAGAAAGCTTCCCTACTTTAAGGATGCGGTCTGGTCCAAACGCGCCTGCGCCACGCCCCCTCCGAAAATAAATCCGCCTGCGTCCGCGAAAGCGGTGGGCGGAAACGCGGAGCGATCATGAGCGGCATGGGCAATCTACTTTGGAGGACAAATTGCTGGAACGCGGCTCCCGGAGCCGCTTTTCGCCGATTCTCTTTACTGTTCGTTAAGCGCCCGCATGTCACGCTGAAGGGGAAGCGCCATGCCGCGTGACCCCGCAGAACGCAAGGCGCTCCGGCGGTTGAAGACTCAGCAAGAAGAGAGTCACAATCGCCCCCAGCGCAAACAAACGCGAACGAAGCTGGAAGTGAAGATCATCGCGCTGGTGAAAGCGCTGGCGCGGCAGGCGGCGGAAGCGGATGTTCGGGCGGAGCGCGAACGGGAGAACGGACGGGTGCAATGAGGGCGGTAATGAAAACACTTTCGAACAATTCTCCGGGCAAACGCGTCGCGCTCTATGCGCGCTATAGCAGCGACCTTCAAAGCGATCACTCCATCGAGGATCAGGTGCGTCTCTGCACCGAGCGCGCGAAGGCGGAAGGCTGGACCATCGTTGAGCACTATAGCGATGCCGGATTGTCGGGCGCATCGCTCATGCGCCCCGGCATCCAGGCGCTGATCCGCGATGCGCTCGCGGGACAGTTCGACATTGTCCTTGCGGAAGCGTTGGATCGACTGTCGCGCGATCAGGAGGATATCGCCGGGATCTACAAGCGCTTGCAGTTTGCAGGCGTGGCAATGTGGACGCTCTCCGAGGGGGAAATCTCCACCCTGCATATCGGCCTCAAAGGCACGATGAATGCGATGTTCCTCAAAGACCTTGCGGATAAAACCCGCCGGGGCTTGCGCGGGCGCATCGAGCACGGCAAGTCCGGCGGCGGGATCGCCTACGGCTATGACGTGGTGAAACGCTTCGATGCCCAAGGCCAGGCGCTGCGCGGGGATCGCACGGTCAATGCGGCGCAGGCCGCCATCGTCGTCCGCATCTTCGAGGATTACGCAAGGAAGAACCTTTCGCCCAAGGCGATTGCCGCACAGTTCAACCGGGAGGGCATCAAGTGTCCGTCCGGAAAGGCATGGGGTCAAAGCACGATCAACGGCAACCGGCGGCGCGGCACCGGCATCCTCAATAACGAGCTGTATATCGGTCAGCTTGTCTGGAACCGCCAGCGCTTTATCAAAGACCCGGCGACCGGACGGCGCGTCACGCGCCTCAATGACGAGGCGTCCCTCATCCGTCAGAGTATCCCCGAGTTACGGATCGTCCCGCAGGAATTGTGGGACGCGGCGAAGGCGCGCCAGAAGGATTTGGATGCGAAGGCTCCGGGCCTGTGGGCAAGAAACCGACCCCGTTACCTGCTTTCCGGGCTGGTCAAGTGCGGGGTCTGCGGCGGCGGCTACGCCAAGATCAACGCCACCCATTACGGCTGCGCTTCCTCCAAGAACAAGGGCGAGAGCGTCTGCGGCAACCGGAAGACGATGGCGCGGGAGCATCTGGAGGGCAAAGTCCTTTCCGCCCTGCAAACCCACCTCATGCGGGATGATCTGCTGGCCGTCTTCTGCGCAGAATACACCGCCCACCTCAACCGCCTCCGCGCGGCGCAGGACGATGCTCTGCGCGAGGCTAGAGCCGAACGGGAGAAGCTCCAGAAGGCCCGTGCGAACGTCCTGCAGGCGATCCGGGAAGGCATCGCCGCCGCCTTGGTCAAGGACGAGCTGGAGAGCATCGCGGCGCGGCTGGAGGTTCTGGACAAGACCCTTGCCCAGGGCAGCGAACAGGCCAGGCCGCTCCTGCACCCCACGATGGCCCGCCGTTACCGCGAGGAAGTGGCGGGCTTGCGGGAGGCGCTCGCGACCGGGGGCTCCGGAGGGGCTCCGGGCGAAGCTTCGGAGCATGTGCGGGGGCTGATCGAGAAAATCGTCCTCACGCCCTGGTCCCATTTGGGAGTTCCGGGGCGGGACGAATTGAAGATCGACCTTTACGGCGATCTGGCCGGAATCCTTGATCTGGCCGCCGGAGCAGAGGCGGCCAGTAAGGATCGGCTGTTGTCCGGCCGTACCCGGCAGGCTGTCAATGACAACCGCTTCGGTACGGCCAAGACGGCGTTGGTAGCGGGGGCTCTCAACCAACGCTATCTACCGCTCTTTCAAGCCTTCGATATCGCCGCCGGACCTGCCGCCCTCGACTGTCTTAGCGCGTTACTGTCCGAGCCGGAGGGAGTTCGCGCTGCCAGAGCCGCGCATTGTACGGGTTCGGACGGCGAACCGGCAACCGCCATTATTTCGGGAAAAGGGGGCGGCCATGGCTGAGAAACCCCCGTCCGGCAAGAATCCCGGCAAACACGGCGCGCCCTTCTCGCTGCGGCTCACAAAGGAGGAGCGCAAGGCGCTCGATGCGCTGGCCGACGGGCAGCCGCTCGGCGCCTGGATCAAGGATGCGCTTTTAGAGCGCGACATCCGGCCCCGGACGCGGGGGCGCAAGCCCGTCAAGGACCGCGAGGCTCTGGCCAAACTCCTGGGCCTGCTCGGTCAGTCCCGCCTCTCCTCGAACATCAACCAGCTCGCCAAGGCCGTCCATAC
The sequence above is drawn from the Alphaproteobacteria bacterium genome and encodes:
- a CDS encoding VWA domain-containing protein produces the protein MRTLGKPEIIFDLAAGNDSLLDLRIRRSGLLLESGRPFTAFAGHKDEDLIVLAGGNVASVTIAGVRSVNGAREALVLFRRADGSIVAPAPSEVAVFNTGFKRLPFAYDWAAIPDGTPLPVNLLLDVSGSMAGALDPVMASLRPFLAALPSFARCRVLVFNERVQELTDPARPTPCAQAASVLGKVPAPAGGTALFEALRISFEMNKSAIYSWETGMPNITLVITDGIDSGITDAYGAKTAALIASGQKLANDNKLFVFWAGNAAPAVLAPVADLQVSAGADLSGELDRFLRAFGVSLSGLQILKITGR
- a CDS encoding type IV secretory system conjugative DNA transfer family protein, coding for MRLRQRQPLIPALILALALLWLGAWIAQFPLWRLWGLAVMGLALFLLLKTLLALSLQGLETANQINLLHESRIVSGGYGAARLATLKDTFAQKMLEARGGLFIGTLEGQKLFYDPFHTGNGHMLAYAPARTGKTTSLVVPALLHWTSGSVIVTDVKGELTALTAGWRKKDGQRVLILNPFGARGIPGLRFNPLRVLVEDVLKNSGRELHALCKLIALQLVPERGHTNEAGDGIFFRNGGRRLIVTFLLYLAALEPDKCTLPGLRACVWSSEFEKRSMASVMQQTLMFSGLLREYGNALADGLEPEYAKTFGAFRDNALHALELYEAHSEFGQSLLESDFSLSDVLDGKTTLYLILPESKLETHGPWMGLIVTLLLEAIAASPTLHERRTKLLFLLEEMGNLGRLPNIGKALSLLPGKGVRCWMIFQSRRQPVDIYGPNLAGLIEEQSSLVQAWSIRSELDRKAWSARIGHATRKGRSVSREAENLFAPWRLSVNERGFPVLTPDEIGRLPEEEQLIAVAGQPVIRARKLPYFKDAVWSKRACATPPPKINPPASAKAVGGNAERS
- a CDS encoding recombinase family protein; its protein translation is MKTLSNNSPGKRVALYARYSSDLQSDHSIEDQVRLCTERAKAEGWTIVEHYSDAGLSGASLMRPGIQALIRDALAGQFDIVLAEALDRLSRDQEDIAGIYKRLQFAGVAMWTLSEGEISTLHIGLKGTMNAMFLKDLADKTRRGLRGRIEHGKSGGGIAYGYDVVKRFDAQGQALRGDRTVNAAQAAIVVRIFEDYARKNLSPKAIAAQFNREGIKCPSGKAWGQSTINGNRRRGTGILNNELYIGQLVWNRQRFIKDPATGRRVTRLNDEASLIRQSIPELRIVPQELWDAAKARQKDLDAKAPGLWARNRPRYLLSGLVKCGVCGGGYAKINATHYGCASSKNKGESVCGNRKTMAREHLEGKVLSALQTHLMRDDLLAVFCAEYTAHLNRLRAAQDDALREARAEREKLQKARANVLQAIREGIAAALVKDELESIAARLEVLDKTLAQGSEQARPLLHPTMARRYREEVAGLREALATGGSGGAPGEASEHVRGLIEKIVLTPWSHLGVPGRDELKIDLYGDLAGILDLAAGAEAASKDRLLSGRTRQAVNDNRFGTAKTALVAGALNQRYLPLFQAFDIAAGPAALDCLSALLSEPEGVRAARAAHCTGSDGEPATAIISGKGGGHG